The Kogia breviceps isolate mKogBre1 chromosome 4, mKogBre1 haplotype 1, whole genome shotgun sequence genome window below encodes:
- the CLEC4G gene encoding C-type lectin domain family 4 member G isoform X2, with protein sequence MADSGRAHAKEYFPELLLPVSLSLGEPQLPSTSAGDHPTLTGHRGRWGQRALLLTVALLVVTILWALVLSVLFSKASTERGALLGQQDLLRTNSSKQMAVLGVLKEEVRACNSCCLGTQAQLQTVHTKLREAQSKLIQQESALKEMSERVTQSLAKAGRDRENIRSELFQALEGVRLGNRSCEECPKSWLPFQGSCYFFSTQRATWVEAQRHCEGARAHLVIVGGPDEQGFLSRNTGGRGYWLGLRAVRRALRIQGYQWVDGVALSFSHWNQGEPNDSLGREDCIMILPTGMWNDAPCNNKDDSWICEKRLSC encoded by the exons atggcggactctgggagggctcacgccaaggagtacttcccagaacttctgctgccagtgtccttgtcccttggtgagccacagctgccctccacctctgcaggagaccatcCAACTctaacag GGCACCGGGGACGCTGGGGACAGAGAGCCCTCCTCCTGACCGTAGCTCTCTTGGTGGTCACAATCCTGTGGGCCCTCGTTCTGAGCGTCCTGTTTTCCAAGG CCTCCACAGAGCGCGGAGCGCTGCTCGGCCAGCAGGATCTGCTGAGGACAAACT CCTCGAAGCAGATGGCGGTGCTGGGTGTCCTGAAGGAGGAGGTCCGAGCCTGCAACAGCTGCT GCCTGGGAACTCAGGCGCAGCTGCAGACCGTGCACACCAAGCTTAGAGAGGCACAGTCGAAGCTGATCCAGCAGGAGAGCGCCCTGAAAGAAATGAGCGAGCGCG TGACCCAGAGCTTGGCCAAAGCCGGTAGGGACCGTGAGAACATCCGCAGTGAGCTCTTCCAGGCTCTGGAAGGAGTCCGACTCGGGAACC GCTCCTGCGAGGAGTGCCCCAAGTCGTGGCTGCCATTCCAGGGCTCCTGTTACTTTTTCTCCACCCAACGGGCCACGTGGGTGGAGGCACAGCGCCACTGCGAGGGCGCCAGAGCGCACCTGGTGATTGTCGGGGGCCCGGATGAGCAG GGCTTCCTAAGTCGGAACACTGGTGGCCGCGGTTACTGGCTGGGCCTGAGGGCCGTGCGCAGAGCGCTCAGGATCCAGGGCTACCAGTGGGTGGACGGAGTCGCGCTCAGCTTCAG CCACTGGAATCAGGGGGAGCCCAATGATTCGCTGGGGCGCGAGGACTGCATCATGATTCTCCCCACGGGGATGTGGAACGACGCACCGTGC
- the CLEC4G gene encoding C-type lectin domain family 4 member G isoform X3 gives MDTLHTHPIVESRSLAGLCGTTGCVLPSSRRGLNEGHRGRWGQRALLLTVALLVVTILWALVLSVLFSKASTERGALLGQQDLLRTNSSKQMAVLGVLKEEVRACNSCCLGTQAQLQTVHTKLREAQSKLIQQESALKEMSERVTQSLAKAGRDRENIRSELFQALEGVRLGNRSCEECPKSWLPFQGSCYFFSTQRATWVEAQRHCEGARAHLVIVGGPDEQGFLSRNTGGRGYWLGLRAVRRALRIQGYQWVDGVALSFSHWNQGEPNDSLGREDCIMILPTGMWNDAPCNNKDDSWICEKRLSC, from the exons ATGgacaccctacacacacacccaaTAGTAGAGTCCAGAAGCTTAGCTGGCCTCTGTGGAACAACGGGCTGTGTTCTCCCTTCTAGTCGAAGAGGACTGAATGAAG GGCACCGGGGACGCTGGGGACAGAGAGCCCTCCTCCTGACCGTAGCTCTCTTGGTGGTCACAATCCTGTGGGCCCTCGTTCTGAGCGTCCTGTTTTCCAAGG CCTCCACAGAGCGCGGAGCGCTGCTCGGCCAGCAGGATCTGCTGAGGACAAACT CCTCGAAGCAGATGGCGGTGCTGGGTGTCCTGAAGGAGGAGGTCCGAGCCTGCAACAGCTGCT GCCTGGGAACTCAGGCGCAGCTGCAGACCGTGCACACCAAGCTTAGAGAGGCACAGTCGAAGCTGATCCAGCAGGAGAGCGCCCTGAAAGAAATGAGCGAGCGCG TGACCCAGAGCTTGGCCAAAGCCGGTAGGGACCGTGAGAACATCCGCAGTGAGCTCTTCCAGGCTCTGGAAGGAGTCCGACTCGGGAACC GCTCCTGCGAGGAGTGCCCCAAGTCGTGGCTGCCATTCCAGGGCTCCTGTTACTTTTTCTCCACCCAACGGGCCACGTGGGTGGAGGCACAGCGCCACTGCGAGGGCGCCAGAGCGCACCTGGTGATTGTCGGGGGCCCGGATGAGCAG GGCTTCCTAAGTCGGAACACTGGTGGCCGCGGTTACTGGCTGGGCCTGAGGGCCGTGCGCAGAGCGCTCAGGATCCAGGGCTACCAGTGGGTGGACGGAGTCGCGCTCAGCTTCAG CCACTGGAATCAGGGGGAGCCCAATGATTCGCTGGGGCGCGAGGACTGCATCATGATTCTCCCCACGGGGATGTGGAACGACGCACCGTGC
- the CLEC4G gene encoding C-type lectin domain family 4 member G isoform X1, producing MVGPGVSAQEAGTTHTHTHTHTHARTHACMHACTRACAHTHTHTSLPPLILPSLNPPQLPTSPPHPTLTAAQPSPASKGPIAVIGQWFSMPGIETQEMGRKEERGWDGERAGAPFISAPRAGCLLTMDTVGYSKWDGRLEEVPGGHRGRWGQRALLLTVALLVVTILWALVLSVLFSKASTERGALLGQQDLLRTNSSKQMAVLGVLKEEVRACNSCCLGTQAQLQTVHTKLREAQSKLIQQESALKEMSERVTQSLAKAGRDRENIRSELFQALEGVRLGNRSCEECPKSWLPFQGSCYFFSTQRATWVEAQRHCEGARAHLVIVGGPDEQGFLSRNTGGRGYWLGLRAVRRALRIQGYQWVDGVALSFSHWNQGEPNDSLGREDCIMILPTGMWNDAPCNNKDDSWICEKRLSC from the exons ATGGTGGGGCCGGGCGTGAGCGCCCAAGAGGCTgggactacacacacacacacacacacacacacacacgcacgcacgcacgcatgcaTGCACGCATGCacgcgcgcgtgcgcacacacacacacacacacttcactcCCCCCACTCATTCTACCCTCCCTGAACCCCCCTCaactccccacttcccctccccaccccacccttactgcagcccagcccagcccagcctcgaAAGGGCCCATCGCTGTGATTGGTCAGTGGTTCTCGATGCCAGGAATTGAGACacaggagatggggaggaaggaagagcgTGGGTGGGAcggggagagggctggggctCCTTTTATATCTGCTCCCAGAGCTGGGTGCCTgctcaccatggacactgtcggGTACAGCAAGTGGGACGGCAGGCTGGAGGAGGTCCCCGGAG GGCACCGGGGACGCTGGGGACAGAGAGCCCTCCTCCTGACCGTAGCTCTCTTGGTGGTCACAATCCTGTGGGCCCTCGTTCTGAGCGTCCTGTTTTCCAAGG CCTCCACAGAGCGCGGAGCGCTGCTCGGCCAGCAGGATCTGCTGAGGACAAACT CCTCGAAGCAGATGGCGGTGCTGGGTGTCCTGAAGGAGGAGGTCCGAGCCTGCAACAGCTGCT GCCTGGGAACTCAGGCGCAGCTGCAGACCGTGCACACCAAGCTTAGAGAGGCACAGTCGAAGCTGATCCAGCAGGAGAGCGCCCTGAAAGAAATGAGCGAGCGCG TGACCCAGAGCTTGGCCAAAGCCGGTAGGGACCGTGAGAACATCCGCAGTGAGCTCTTCCAGGCTCTGGAAGGAGTCCGACTCGGGAACC GCTCCTGCGAGGAGTGCCCCAAGTCGTGGCTGCCATTCCAGGGCTCCTGTTACTTTTTCTCCACCCAACGGGCCACGTGGGTGGAGGCACAGCGCCACTGCGAGGGCGCCAGAGCGCACCTGGTGATTGTCGGGGGCCCGGATGAGCAG GGCTTCCTAAGTCGGAACACTGGTGGCCGCGGTTACTGGCTGGGCCTGAGGGCCGTGCGCAGAGCGCTCAGGATCCAGGGCTACCAGTGGGTGGACGGAGTCGCGCTCAGCTTCAG CCACTGGAATCAGGGGGAGCCCAATGATTCGCTGGGGCGCGAGGACTGCATCATGATTCTCCCCACGGGGATGTGGAACGACGCACCGTGC